One Pseudomonas sp. MH9.2 DNA segment encodes these proteins:
- the ilvC gene encoding ketol-acid reductoisomerase has protein sequence MKVYYDKDCDLSIIQGKKVAIIGYGSQGHAQACNLKDSGVDVTVGLRKGSATVAKAEAHGLKVTDVASAVAAADLVMILTPDEFQSQLYRDEVEPNLKKGATLAFSHGFAIHYNQVVPRADLDVIMIAPKAPGHTVRSEFVKGAGIPDLIAIYQDASGNAKNVALSYASGVGGGRTGIIETTFKDETETDLFGEQAVLCGGTVELVKAGFETLVEAGYAPEMAYFECLHELKLIVDLMYEGGIANMNYSISNNAEYGEYVTGPEVINAESRQAMRNALKRIQDGEYAKMFISEGATGYPSMTAKRRNNANHGIEIIGEKLRSMMPWIAANKIVDKAKN, from the coding sequence ATGAAAGTTTATTACGACAAAGACTGCGACCTTTCGATCATCCAGGGCAAAAAAGTGGCCATCATCGGTTACGGTTCCCAGGGCCACGCTCAAGCGTGCAACCTGAAAGACTCCGGCGTAGATGTCACTGTTGGTCTGCGCAAGGGTTCGGCTACTGTCGCCAAGGCTGAAGCTCATGGCTTGAAAGTGACTGACGTTGCTTCTGCTGTTGCTGCTGCTGACCTTGTCATGATCCTGACCCCGGATGAATTCCAGTCCCAGTTGTACCGTGACGAAGTCGAGCCGAACCTGAAGAAAGGCGCAACCCTGGCTTTCTCCCACGGCTTCGCGATCCACTACAACCAGGTCGTGCCTCGCGCTGACCTCGACGTGATCATGATCGCGCCGAAAGCACCGGGTCACACCGTGCGCTCCGAGTTCGTCAAAGGCGCAGGTATTCCTGACCTGATCGCTATTTACCAGGATGCATCCGGCAACGCCAAAAACGTCGCACTGTCCTACGCTTCGGGCGTTGGCGGCGGCCGTACCGGTATCATCGAAACCACGTTCAAAGACGAAACCGAAACCGACCTGTTCGGCGAACAAGCCGTTCTGTGCGGCGGTACCGTTGAGCTGGTCAAAGCAGGCTTTGAAACCCTGGTTGAAGCTGGCTACGCGCCGGAAATGGCTTACTTCGAATGCTTGCACGAATTGAAGCTGATCGTTGACCTCATGTACGAAGGCGGTATCGCCAACATGAACTACTCGATCTCGAACAACGCTGAATACGGCGAATACGTGACCGGTCCGGAAGTGATCAACGCCGAATCGCGTCAGGCCATGCGCAACGCCCTGAAACGCATTCAGGATGGTGAGTACGCCAAGATGTTCATCAGCGAAGGTGCCACTGGCTACCCTTCGATGACTGCCAAGCGTCGTAACAACGCTAATCACGGCATCGAAATCATCGGTGAAAAACTGCGCTCCATGATGCCGTGGATTGCAGCGAACAAGATCGTCGACAAAGCCAAGAACTGA
- the msrQ gene encoding protein-methionine-sulfoxide reductase heme-binding subunit MsrQ, with translation MRYPFWRVGVFVAACVAPILWLYQAWSFALGPDPGKILVDRLGLGTLILLLITLAMTPLQRLSGWAGWIAVRRQLGLWCFAYVVMHLSAYAVFILGLDWAQLGVELIKRPYIIVGSLAFVCLLALAVTSNRYSQRRLGARWKKLHRLVYVILGLGLLHMLWIVRADLKEWAVYAVIGALLLVLRIPAIARRIPRLKAQKAPAVTKVTISP, from the coding sequence ATGCGTTATCCCTTTTGGCGCGTGGGCGTCTTCGTTGCAGCGTGCGTAGCCCCTATTCTTTGGTTGTATCAGGCCTGGAGCTTTGCTTTGGGGCCTGATCCCGGCAAGATCCTGGTCGATCGCCTGGGGTTGGGTACCTTGATTTTGCTTCTGATCACGTTGGCGATGACTCCGTTGCAGCGGTTGAGCGGTTGGGCGGGATGGATCGCGGTCCGTCGGCAGCTTGGATTGTGGTGTTTCGCTTATGTGGTCATGCACCTGAGTGCCTATGCGGTCTTTATCCTCGGGTTGGATTGGGCTCAGTTGGGGGTAGAGCTGATTAAGCGGCCCTACATTATTGTCGGCAGTCTGGCGTTTGTTTGTCTGCTGGCGTTGGCGGTCACTTCCAATCGCTATAGTCAGCGCCGATTAGGCGCTCGCTGGAAGAAGCTTCACCGATTGGTTTACGTGATTCTTGGGCTGGGATTGCTGCATATGCTCTGGATAGTTCGCGCAGACCTTAAAGAGTGGGCTGTCTACGCAGTCATTGGAGCATTGCTGTTAGTCCTGCGAATCCCGGCAATTGCTAGGCGTATCCCTCGGTTAAAGGCTCAAAAGGCACCCGCTGTAACAAAGGTCACAATAAGCCCTTGA
- the pssA gene encoding CDP-diacylglycerol--serine O-phosphatidyltransferase, whose translation MSERPEEPNQASDAESLLPIDEHIEEGHDAEGRKVRHRGIYLLPNLFTTANLFAGFYSIISSMSAQSALSAGDQVGASKYFAFAAIAIFVAMVLDGLDGRVARMTNTQSAFGAEYDSLADMVAFGVAPALLAFGWALGDMGKVGWMVAFIYVAGAALRLARFNTQVGKADKRYFIGLASPAAAGVVAGTVWAFSDYGIQGSKMSFLVALLVAAAGMLMVSNIKYNSFKELDLKGRVPFVAILAVVLVFAVVFSDPPRILLLVFLAYAASGPVQYLLRLRRHKSAE comes from the coding sequence ATGAGCGAACGTCCCGAAGAGCCAAACCAGGCCTCTGACGCCGAAAGCCTGCTACCGATCGATGAGCACATTGAAGAAGGGCATGATGCCGAAGGGCGTAAGGTCCGGCATCGTGGTATCTATCTGCTGCCTAATCTGTTCACTACAGCGAACCTTTTTGCTGGCTTCTATTCCATCATCAGCTCGATGAGTGCGCAGAGCGCGTTGAGTGCTGGCGATCAGGTCGGGGCGAGCAAGTATTTTGCCTTTGCCGCTATCGCCATTTTCGTCGCGATGGTACTCGACGGTCTTGATGGTCGTGTCGCACGCATGACCAATACTCAGAGTGCCTTCGGTGCCGAGTACGACTCGCTCGCCGACATGGTTGCCTTTGGTGTCGCGCCCGCCTTATTGGCGTTTGGCTGGGCATTGGGGGATATGGGCAAGGTCGGCTGGATGGTCGCCTTCATCTATGTCGCCGGTGCTGCGCTGCGTCTGGCACGGTTCAACACTCAGGTCGGCAAGGCCGACAAGCGCTACTTCATTGGCCTGGCCAGTCCGGCTGCGGCGGGTGTTGTGGCGGGAACGGTCTGGGCCTTCAGTGACTACGGCATCCAGGGATCGAAAATGTCGTTTCTGGTTGCTTTGCTGGTGGCTGCCGCTGGCATGCTGATGGTCAGCAATATCAAATACAACAGTTTCAAGGAGTTGGATCTCAAGGGGCGCGTGCCTTTTGTCGCCATTCTTGCCGTCGTATTGGTCTTTGCGGTCGTGTTCAGTGATCCGCCTCGTATCCTCCTGCTCGTGTTCCTTGCCTACGCAGCCTCAGGGCCAGTGCAATATTTGTTACGACTTCGTCGTCACAAATCGGCTGAGTGA
- the ilvN gene encoding acetolactate synthase small subunit, producing MRHIISLLLENEPGALSRVVGLFSQRNYNIESLTVAPTEDPTLSRLTLTTVGHDEVIEQITKNLNKLIEVVKLVDLSESAHIERELMLVKVKATGAQRAEIKRTTDIFRGQIVDVSSSVYTVQLTGTSDKLDSFIQAIGTSAILETVRSGVTGIARGDKVLSI from the coding sequence ATGCGGCACATCATTTCTCTTTTGCTGGAAAACGAACCTGGTGCATTGTCACGGGTTGTTGGTCTGTTTTCGCAGCGCAACTACAACATCGAAAGCCTGACCGTGGCGCCGACTGAAGACCCGACCCTGTCGCGCCTGACGTTGACCACCGTGGGGCACGATGAGGTGATCGAGCAGATCACCAAGAACCTCAATAAATTGATTGAAGTGGTCAAGTTGGTCGATCTGTCTGAAAGCGCGCACATCGAACGCGAGCTGATGCTGGTCAAGGTCAAGGCCACTGGCGCCCAGCGCGCCGAGATCAAGCGCACCACGGATATTTTCCGTGGGCAAATCGTTGACGTATCCAGTAGCGTGTACACCGTGCAACTGACCGGAACGAGCGATAAACTGGACAGCTTCATTCAGGCTATCGGCACTTCGGCGATCCTGGAAACAGTACGCAGTGGCGTGACGGGCATTGCCCGTGGCGACAAAGTGCTGAGCATTTAA
- the msrP gene encoding protein-methionine-sulfoxide reductase catalytic subunit MsrP, translating into MLIKLPAASACKESDVTPESFYISRRALLGSSIAGLAISALPRWASAADPSPYAGVEPGSAPAWFNAKLPDTKWQAVTVKGEAITPFKDATHYNNFYEFGTDKGDPAKNAGTLKTEPWSVVVDGEVGKPGRYALEDFMKPYQLEERIYRLRCVEAWSMVIPWIGFPISELLKQVEPTSKAKYIRFETLQDPKSMPGQRSGFALIDWPYVEALRLDEAMNPLAILAVGMYGRDLANQNGAPLRLVVPWKYGFKSVKSIVRISLVSEQPKTTWQSIASSEYGFYANVNPTVDHPRWTQAQERRLPSGLFSPNIRRTEMFNGYGEEVASLYSNLDLRKNY; encoded by the coding sequence ATGCTAATCAAGCTACCTGCGGCATCCGCCTGTAAAGAGTCGGATGTTACGCCTGAATCATTCTATATCTCCCGTCGCGCATTGCTCGGTAGCTCCATCGCCGGACTGGCCATCAGTGCGCTGCCGCGCTGGGCCAGTGCCGCTGATCCTTCTCCCTATGCGGGGGTAGAACCGGGTTCTGCGCCTGCATGGTTCAACGCAAAACTGCCTGATACCAAATGGCAGGCCGTCACCGTCAAGGGTGAGGCGATTACGCCATTCAAGGACGCAACTCACTACAACAACTTCTATGAGTTCGGGACCGACAAGGGTGACCCTGCGAAAAATGCGGGCACCTTGAAAACCGAGCCGTGGAGTGTGGTGGTCGATGGCGAGGTTGGAAAACCAGGGCGTTATGCGCTCGAAGACTTCATGAAGCCCTATCAACTGGAAGAGCGAATCTACCGACTGCGTTGTGTAGAGGCCTGGTCGATGGTCATCCCCTGGATCGGCTTTCCCATATCGGAATTGCTTAAGCAGGTGGAGCCCACTTCGAAGGCCAAGTACATCCGCTTCGAAACACTTCAAGATCCTAAAAGCATGCCTGGCCAGCGCTCCGGCTTTGCCCTGATCGATTGGCCCTATGTCGAGGCCTTGCGTCTGGATGAGGCGATGAACCCCTTGGCTATTCTTGCGGTGGGTATGTATGGGCGGGATCTGGCCAATCAGAACGGCGCGCCTTTGCGTCTGGTCGTGCCATGGAAGTACGGCTTCAAAAGCGTGAAGTCGATTGTGCGTATCAGTCTGGTCAGCGAGCAGCCAAAAACGACGTGGCAGAGCATCGCGTCGAGTGAATATGGCTTTTACGCCAATGTGAATCCGACTGTGGATCATCCTCGGTGGACGCAAGCGCAAGAGCGACGCCTGCCGAGCGGGTTGTTCAGCCCGAATATCAGGCGGACGGAAATGTTCAATGGTTATGGGGAGGAGGTTGCCTCCTTATATAGCAACCTAGATCTGCGGAAGAACTACTGA